A single genomic interval of Corallococcus macrosporus harbors:
- the hutH gene encoding histidine ammonia-lyase produces the protein MSRPRLLIDGDTLKLEEILQVSRHEVTVELAPEAAQRVQASRTLVDRVAAGDTPSYGINTGFGTLAEVRIDRKDLRDLQRNLILSHACGVGNPLPLPEARVLLLLRANVLAKGFSGIRMETLSLAIDMLNRDVVPVVPERGSVGASGDLAPLAHLALVLIGEGEAFFEGVRMPSKQALEKAGLKPVVLEAKEGLTLINGTQAMCAVGTLTQLRAELLADVADIAGAMTVEGLLGSHKPFLPEIHAVRPHAGQKAVAEHLRRILKGSELVETHVNCSKVQDPYSLRCIPQVHGSAREGLAFARRILEVEVNSGTDNPLVFPDTGNIISGGNFHGQPISLAMDVVAMSLTQLSSISERRVEQMVNPSLSGLPAFLAKNSGLNSGFMIAQVTAAALVAESRILSHPASVDSIPSSAGREDHVSMGMTAALKGRQVSEFTRSCLAIELLVAAQALDFRQPVKPGKGVLAAYELVRSKVPHMDRDRELHHDITAVTALVESGAIREAVKSATA, from the coding sequence TCCCGCCCCCGCCTCCTCATCGATGGTGACACCCTGAAGCTGGAGGAGATCCTCCAGGTCTCCCGCCACGAAGTCACGGTGGAGCTCGCCCCTGAAGCCGCGCAGCGGGTGCAGGCCTCCCGGACGTTGGTGGACCGGGTGGCGGCGGGTGACACGCCGTCGTACGGCATCAACACGGGCTTCGGCACGCTGGCGGAGGTGCGCATCGACCGGAAGGACCTGCGCGACCTGCAGCGGAACCTCATCCTGTCGCACGCCTGTGGCGTGGGAAATCCGCTGCCCCTGCCGGAAGCGCGGGTGCTCCTGCTGCTGAGGGCCAACGTGCTGGCGAAGGGCTTCAGCGGCATCCGGATGGAGACGCTGAGCCTGGCCATCGACATGCTGAACCGGGACGTGGTGCCGGTGGTCCCCGAGCGGGGAAGCGTGGGCGCGTCCGGAGACCTGGCCCCGCTGGCGCACCTGGCGCTGGTGTTGATTGGCGAGGGCGAGGCGTTCTTCGAGGGCGTGCGGATGCCGTCGAAGCAGGCGCTGGAGAAGGCGGGCCTGAAGCCGGTGGTGCTGGAGGCGAAGGAAGGCCTGACGCTGATCAACGGCACGCAGGCGATGTGCGCGGTGGGCACGCTGACGCAGCTGCGAGCGGAGCTGCTGGCGGACGTGGCGGACATCGCGGGAGCGATGACGGTGGAGGGCCTGCTGGGAAGCCACAAGCCGTTCCTGCCGGAGATCCACGCGGTGCGTCCGCACGCGGGCCAGAAGGCGGTCGCCGAGCACCTGCGGCGCATCCTGAAGGGCAGCGAGCTGGTGGAGACGCACGTCAACTGCAGCAAGGTGCAGGACCCCTACAGCCTCCGGTGCATCCCGCAGGTGCACGGCTCCGCGCGAGAGGGTCTGGCCTTCGCAAGGCGCATCCTGGAGGTGGAGGTGAACAGCGGGACGGACAACCCGCTGGTGTTCCCGGACACGGGAAACATCATCTCCGGAGGCAACTTCCACGGTCAGCCCATCTCGCTGGCGATGGACGTGGTGGCCATGTCCCTGACGCAGCTGTCGAGCATCAGCGAGCGCCGCGTGGAGCAGATGGTGAACCCGAGCCTCTCAGGCCTGCCCGCGTTCCTGGCGAAGAACAGCGGGTTGAACAGCGGCTTCATGATCGCCCAGGTGACCGCGGCCGCCCTGGTGGCCGAGTCGCGAATCCTGAGCCACCCGGCGTCGGTGGACAGCATCCCCTCCTCCGCGGGCCGAGAGGACCACGTGTCCATGGGCATGACAGCAGCGCTCAAGGGCCGTCAGGTGTCTGAGTTCACGCGTTCGTGCCTGGCGATTGAGCTGCTGGTGGCGGCGCAGGCCCTGGACTTCCGCCAGCCGGTGAAGCCCGGCAAGGGCGTCCTGGCGGCGTACGAACTGGTCCGCAGCAAGGTTCCGCACATGGACCGGGACCGCGAGCTGCACCACGACATCACGGCGGTCACGGCCCTGGTGGAATCCGGGGCGATCCGTGAGGCTGTGAAGTCCGCCACGGCGTGA